One genomic window of Stigmatella ashevillena includes the following:
- a CDS encoding glycoside hydrolase family 19 protein, which produces MSRMSLYRCLSLLGVMGGLGGCAVDEVETAGSIAQIQGEAIVSSITEGDYVIRSAMTNKCIDIASSNTADGAKVQQWDCNGTNAQKFHISPTSDGYWKIINVNSGKGLDIKEVSTAQNAEVHQWSYVGGANQQFKFVGRGNNQFSIHVRHTDMAIDLYWGSADNGTIYVQYPYTGAANQFYTFDKVDGTTPPPTGNGIAAILSESTFNTMFPGRNGFYTYSALVAAANTFPSFATSGDTATRKREVAAFLANISHETGGLVYIEEINKSVMCDTSWGPPGCGCAAGKWYYGRGPIQLSWNGNYCAAGNALGVDLMNNPDLVAQNATIAWRTGFWFWMTQTGAGSMTGHNAIVNGAGFGETIRTINGALECNGRNPAQVQSRINNYTRFLGLLGASAVGNNGC; this is translated from the coding sequence ATGTCGCGCATGAGCCTGTACCGTTGTTTGTCGCTGTTGGGTGTGATGGGTGGACTGGGGGGATGTGCCGTCGATGAGGTGGAGACCGCGGGGAGCATCGCGCAGATCCAGGGCGAGGCCATCGTGTCGAGCATCACGGAGGGGGACTATGTCATCCGCTCCGCGATGACCAACAAGTGTATCGACATTGCCTCCTCCAACACGGCGGATGGCGCCAAGGTGCAGCAGTGGGACTGCAATGGCACCAATGCGCAGAAGTTCCACATCTCCCCGACGTCGGACGGGTATTGGAAGATCATCAACGTCAACAGCGGCAAGGGGCTCGACATCAAGGAAGTGAGCACCGCGCAGAACGCCGAAGTTCACCAGTGGTCCTACGTGGGTGGGGCCAATCAACAATTCAAGTTCGTGGGCCGTGGCAACAACCAATTCAGCATCCACGTGCGCCACACGGACATGGCGATCGACCTGTACTGGGGTTCGGCGGACAACGGGACGATCTACGTGCAGTATCCGTACACTGGCGCCGCCAACCAGTTCTACACCTTCGACAAGGTGGACGGCACGACGCCTCCGCCTACGGGCAACGGGATCGCGGCGATCCTGAGTGAGTCGACGTTCAACACGATGTTCCCCGGCCGCAACGGCTTCTACACCTACTCGGCCCTGGTGGCCGCGGCCAACACCTTCCCCTCCTTCGCCACCTCGGGTGACACCGCCACCCGCAAGCGTGAAGTGGCCGCCTTCCTGGCCAACATCTCCCACGAGACCGGTGGCCTGGTCTACATCGAGGAGATCAACAAGAGCGTCATGTGCGACACCTCGTGGGGTCCTCCGGGCTGCGGCTGCGCGGCCGGCAAGTGGTACTACGGCCGCGGCCCCATCCAGCTGTCTTGGAATGGCAACTACTGCGCGGCTGGCAATGCGCTGGGCGTGGACCTCATGAACAACCCAGACCTGGTCGCCCAGAACGCCACGATTGCCTGGCGCACCGGCTTCTGGTTCTGGATGACCCAGACGGGCGCTGGCTCCATGACGGGCCACAACGCCATCGTCAACGGCGCTGGCTTCGGCGAGACCATCCGCACCATCAACGGCGCCCTGGAGTGCAACGGCCGTAACCCCGCTCAGGTTCAGAGCCGCATCAACAACTACACCCGCTTCCTCGGCTTGCTCGGCGCTTCCGCCGTTGGCAACAACGGCTGCTAA
- a CDS encoding YacL family protein, whose protein sequence is MTQKLRFTWDQGGHATVLAEPPHDVLAGYLLEELQTNAPVCRRMLDTIQSLRVGRRSSWDTEGQSWSVSLNRARAAIVSEYAVPGRSLDLTLEEFEEAVGSWLRFIELTRA, encoded by the coding sequence ATGACGCAAAAACTGCGATTCACCTGGGACCAGGGGGGGCATGCGACGGTGCTCGCGGAGCCACCCCATGACGTACTCGCGGGTTACCTTCTGGAGGAACTGCAGACCAACGCACCGGTCTGTAGACGCATGCTCGACACCATCCAGTCCCTGAGGGTGGGGCGGCGTTCTTCCTGGGATACCGAAGGGCAGTCCTGGAGTGTGAGTCTCAACCGGGCGCGCGCGGCCATCGTGAGTGAGTACGCCGTTCCGGGCCGCTCGCTGGATTTGACACTGGAAGAGTTCGAAGAGGCTGTGGGTTCCTGGCTTCGGTTCATCGAACTCACGCGCGCTTGA
- a CDS encoding Rieske 2Fe-2S domain-containing protein yields MRITFIGHAGFVVETDSAVVVMDPWLSPRGAFDSAWMQLPRNHHLAPQVRELLETSPKQRFLYISHEHRDHFDPEFLETLTKRDFSVLIPRFQRSALRDMFQAYGCKRIISCRDGQEIPLPGGGYVKLFLTESGTNRDSGILVRGDGQSFLNLNDCKIHDRLSRIMEAEGSIDFFSAQFSGAIWHPTCYEYSREVYEEIALKKRASKFEAVARAIQMVKPRAFLAAAGPACFLDPSLFHLNLEKVNIFPRASELFAFLKERLPGSPTRYIEPMPGDVMDAASLEWVQVPERLTDENLQDYLHAYALDMAHVFRERRRNILLAEVDMIHEQLRVELRRKLDRLELHARVGMPLYMGLKELPGKWLRVDFRQRRVDAVAEIKERSRYTMVMSATDVSRVLERKLTWEELLLSFRHRMSRTPDVYEPILHAFLGLEIEDVGTFCEDLIAAEARRERTVVTAGGKRYSVQRFCPHQGADLTEAWIEGGRYLLCPRHRWQFDLQDGGRCATNGLSIEAKCLPDTDRERDRRPQPGRETQTRL; encoded by the coding sequence ATGCGGATCACATTTATCGGCCATGCTGGCTTTGTCGTTGAAACGGACAGCGCCGTGGTGGTGATGGATCCCTGGCTGTCACCCAGGGGCGCATTCGATTCTGCGTGGATGCAGTTGCCCAGGAATCACCACCTCGCGCCCCAGGTGCGAGAGCTGCTGGAGACGTCACCCAAGCAGCGGTTCCTGTACATCAGCCATGAGCACCGGGATCATTTCGATCCAGAGTTCCTCGAGACATTGACGAAGCGAGACTTCTCGGTGCTCATTCCGCGGTTTCAGCGGTCCGCGCTGCGTGACATGTTCCAGGCGTATGGGTGCAAGCGAATCATTTCTTGCAGGGATGGTCAGGAAATTCCCCTCCCGGGAGGAGGCTACGTCAAGTTGTTCCTCACGGAGTCGGGGACCAACCGGGACTCGGGGATCTTGGTCCGGGGAGATGGGCAGTCGTTTCTCAACCTCAACGACTGCAAGATCCATGATCGTTTGTCGCGCATCATGGAGGCCGAAGGCTCCATCGACTTCTTCTCTGCCCAGTTCTCTGGCGCCATCTGGCATCCCACCTGCTATGAGTACTCGCGAGAGGTGTATGAGGAAATCGCTCTCAAGAAGCGCGCCAGCAAGTTCGAGGCTGTGGCGCGGGCCATCCAGATGGTCAAACCCAGGGCGTTCCTGGCGGCCGCGGGGCCTGCCTGCTTCCTGGATCCCTCGCTGTTCCACCTGAACCTGGAGAAGGTGAACATCTTCCCTCGGGCATCCGAGCTGTTTGCTTTCCTGAAGGAGCGTCTGCCCGGCAGCCCGACGCGGTACATCGAGCCCATGCCTGGAGATGTGATGGATGCGGCGAGCCTGGAATGGGTTCAGGTGCCGGAGCGCCTCACGGATGAGAACCTGCAGGACTACCTGCACGCATATGCCTTGGACATGGCGCACGTCTTCCGGGAGCGGCGGCGCAACATCCTCCTGGCGGAAGTGGACATGATTCACGAGCAGCTGCGCGTGGAACTGCGGCGCAAGCTGGACCGCTTGGAGCTGCATGCCCGGGTCGGAATGCCCCTGTACATGGGACTGAAGGAACTGCCCGGGAAGTGGCTGAGGGTGGACTTTCGGCAGCGGCGAGTGGATGCCGTCGCGGAAATCAAGGAGCGCAGCCGGTACACGATGGTGATGTCGGCCACGGACGTCTCCCGGGTTCTGGAACGCAAGCTGACGTGGGAGGAACTCCTGCTCTCCTTCCGGCACCGGATGAGCCGCACGCCGGACGTCTACGAGCCCATTCTCCACGCCTTCCTGGGGCTGGAGATCGAGGACGTGGGGACGTTCTGCGAGGACTTGATTGCGGCGGAGGCCCGGCGAGAGCGCACGGTGGTGACGGCCGGCGGGAAGCGCTACTCCGTCCAGCGCTTCTGCCCTCACCAGGGCGCGGACCTGACCGAGGCCTGGATCGAGGGGGGACGGTACCTCTTGTGCCCGCGGCACCGCTGGCAGTTCGATCTGCAGGATGGGGGCCGGTGCGCGACCAATGGCTTGTCCATCGAAGCCAAGTGCCTGCCGGACACGGATCGCGAGCGCGACAGGCGGCCGCAACCGGGCCGTGAAACCCAGACCCGGCTTTAG
- a CDS encoding carbohydrate-binding protein, with protein sequence MLYPSKAGGESWFMAADPTKDARFDPQSKISLNSDGSWKIKSAQVRLSVFTSTSLNTIQIPTYARDELARKGYMQSPNDWKNVEMTGFVKLNAVSDAKDNFDWYARGGRHTDALPCEGSSYKGALHYDGRVRWQKETWHVSYEQAPYKPAVSPIKNRWVGLKAIIRNVQVNGAEAVRLELWVNDNADKVTWQRVYDMVDAGDWGGDASQCDGANDKMPITWGGPIAVFRWDSAKDVDFKWMSVREIEP encoded by the coding sequence ATGCTTTACCCCTCCAAGGCGGGGGGAGAGAGCTGGTTCATGGCCGCGGATCCCACCAAGGACGCGCGCTTCGATCCCCAGAGCAAGATCAGCCTCAACTCGGACGGCTCCTGGAAGATCAAATCCGCCCAGGTGCGTTTGTCTGTCTTCACCTCCACGAGCCTCAACACGATCCAGATTCCCACCTACGCACGGGACGAATTGGCGCGGAAGGGCTACATGCAATCGCCCAACGACTGGAAGAACGTGGAGATGACAGGATTCGTCAAGCTCAACGCCGTCTCGGACGCGAAGGACAACTTCGACTGGTATGCCCGGGGCGGTCGGCACACCGATGCGCTGCCGTGTGAGGGGTCCTCGTACAAGGGGGCGCTGCACTACGACGGGCGCGTCCGCTGGCAGAAGGAGACGTGGCATGTCAGCTATGAGCAGGCTCCCTACAAGCCCGCGGTGTCTCCGATCAAGAACCGGTGGGTGGGTTTGAAGGCCATCATCCGCAACGTTCAGGTGAACGGCGCCGAGGCCGTGCGCCTGGAGCTGTGGGTCAACGACAATGCAGACAAAGTGACATGGCAGAGAGTTTACGACATGGTGGACGCGGGCGACTGGGGGGGAGATGCCTCTCAATGCGATGGCGCCAATGACAAGATGCCCATCACCTGGGGCGGGCCCATCGCCGTCTTCCGCTGGGACAGCGCCAAGGATGTGGACTTCAAATGGATGAGTGTCCGGGAAATCGAGCCTTGA
- a CDS encoding ThuA domain-containing protein, with the protein MNTEIRNNRVAHLLAATLVCLLLASSPAAGRVETETRAAAPSFKVLAFYNGTWDAAHIDFVKEANRWFPQLAAQNGFSYTSTNDWNQLNASNLAQYQVVLFLDDLPQTSAQRAAFQQYMQGGGGWMGFHVSAFTTSPDSWSWYHHQFLGTGAFKSNTWGPTTAVLKVENRTHPSTLNLPATFTSAVSEWYGWSNNLRNNADIQVLASVDPVSFPLGTDPNQSWYSGDYPILWTNKKYKMLYANFGHNAMNYSNNTPLSSTFASEIQNRFILDGLKWLGGVGTTPPPPGPISPTAWYTATGKGAGKCVDARSAASANGTVVQQYACNGTLAQHFQFQPTSGGYVRINSRLNSAQVLDVKDVSAADGAQIQLWVYSNGNNQQWLPEEEASGSYHFVNRYSGKCLTATGSADSTPLVQSTCNGSTAQSFSLTVQP; encoded by the coding sequence ATGAACACGGAAATCAGAAACAACCGGGTGGCGCACCTGCTCGCGGCAACCCTGGTGTGCCTCTTGCTCGCATCAAGCCCGGCGGCCGGCCGGGTAGAGACGGAGACACGCGCCGCCGCGCCGAGTTTCAAGGTGCTGGCCTTCTACAACGGCACCTGGGACGCGGCCCACATCGACTTCGTCAAGGAGGCGAACCGCTGGTTCCCGCAGCTCGCCGCGCAAAATGGCTTCTCTTACACGTCCACCAACGACTGGAACCAGCTCAACGCCAGCAACCTCGCGCAGTATCAGGTCGTGCTCTTCCTGGATGATCTGCCCCAGACGTCGGCCCAGCGGGCCGCGTTCCAGCAGTACATGCAGGGGGGCGGCGGCTGGATGGGCTTCCACGTCTCCGCCTTCACCACGTCCCCGGACAGCTGGAGCTGGTACCACCACCAGTTTCTCGGCACGGGAGCGTTCAAGTCGAACACCTGGGGCCCCACCACCGCCGTGCTGAAGGTGGAGAACCGGACGCACCCGTCAACCTTGAACCTGCCGGCGACGTTCACCTCCGCGGTGAGCGAGTGGTACGGCTGGAGCAACAACCTGCGCAACAACGCCGACATCCAGGTGCTCGCCTCGGTCGATCCCGTGAGCTTCCCGCTGGGCACCGACCCGAACCAGTCCTGGTACAGCGGCGACTACCCCATCCTGTGGACCAACAAGAAGTACAAGATGCTGTACGCAAACTTTGGCCACAATGCCATGAACTACTCCAACAACACCCCGCTGTCCTCGACGTTCGCGAGCGAGATCCAAAACCGGTTCATCCTGGATGGGTTGAAGTGGCTGGGAGGGGTTGGCACGACGCCCCCGCCCCCGGGGCCGATCTCGCCGACAGCCTGGTACACCGCCACTGGCAAGGGGGCGGGCAAGTGCGTGGATGCCCGGTCCGCAGCCTCGGCGAACGGCACCGTGGTGCAGCAATACGCTTGCAACGGCACCCTCGCGCAGCACTTCCAGTTCCAGCCGACCAGCGGCGGCTATGTCCGGATCAACAGCCGCCTCAACAGCGCCCAGGTGCTCGATGTGAAGGACGTGTCCGCGGCCGACGGCGCGCAAATCCAACTGTGGGTCTACAGCAACGGCAACAACCAGCAGTGGCTTCCCGAGGAGGAGGCCAGCGGTTCGTACCACTTCGTCAACCGCTACAGCGGCAAGTGCCTCACCGCCACAGGTTCCGCCGACAGCACCCCGCTGGTGCAGTCCACCTGCAACGGCAGCACGGCCCAGTCGTTCTCCCTCACCGTGCAGCCGTAG